In Bradyrhizobium guangxiense, the following are encoded in one genomic region:
- a CDS encoding bifunctional DNA primase/polymerase has product MHNTYNNSAGIATFFDYAQQNALALFPLRADTKTPACEHGFYDATSNPADWKAWLEQGHQLGISACLSRVVLIDVDAHGDRDEAWAQFAAWCAEIGIDVPSPYGHSPSGGWHFAFRCPDGFDPQKHRGFHKVKISHFRPETAPADDAERISVRNLAYNVAPGSAFSGRPYLLAADAPPPVPYSDKTAPLFDLLKRPEGGSITGPVPDAVGGVSHDDVRYEQLCWWIGKKVERWTSGLETLGNDEWISIGKRIKLSFPGEDGLKAFLAMCWADQHEVITRRWWNPADFKTEGENLETLLALLKRDITWMFKEHFGCPQPPICPVPVPVQIPAEILERLRLEREQYQAAMLGPLPDHPELPIDQAHALNEYWAHLPSGKMIYERTGELFASGSVDKHIGRVKDAMKAEGPGTLASTWLSQHRFVKSMGWAPGEPKIITDKVLTNDGWIRSPGDRTFNRYIPSHIEPIEGDVSKWLNHIKSIYPGEADHIVHWLAHRVQRPGDKLNHALVFIGPQGIGKDTILKPVVAAIGSHNFKQITAKTFFHSEWNDYLVSVVLRINEVHDLGGESRYAFYDGTKDVITNPPEAHRINTKNIPQYAAENVCGVIMTSNHLDALYLAPDDRRHFVCVSTKTQEDFGPAYWDDINAWFERGGNEAVAYYLAHLDISNFNAKAPPPKTAAWHMVVAAGVAPESGDLADVIETMGKPDALTLQMIRARTPGDSQLRLLFEDVKLRKAVPKRLAECGYVAVANPDARDSGGRWRVSGGKTTIYARQELTEDGRLAAARSLSTASLTPPPTPLRQ; this is encoded by the coding sequence ATGCATAACACATACAACAATTCCGCCGGTATCGCAACGTTTTTCGATTACGCGCAGCAAAACGCCCTCGCGCTGTTTCCGCTCCGCGCCGACACGAAGACGCCGGCTTGCGAGCATGGATTTTACGACGCGACCTCGAACCCTGCGGATTGGAAAGCCTGGCTGGAGCAAGGGCATCAGCTCGGCATCAGCGCTTGCCTGTCCCGTGTGGTCCTAATCGATGTCGACGCGCATGGCGATCGCGACGAAGCATGGGCGCAGTTTGCCGCCTGGTGCGCCGAGATTGGTATCGACGTTCCGTCCCCCTACGGACATTCACCGAGCGGCGGGTGGCACTTCGCGTTCCGATGCCCCGACGGCTTCGATCCGCAGAAGCACCGTGGATTCCACAAGGTTAAAATTTCGCATTTCCGTCCCGAAACGGCGCCCGCGGACGACGCCGAGCGAATCTCGGTCCGCAATCTTGCCTACAACGTTGCGCCTGGATCGGCGTTTAGTGGCCGACCGTATCTGCTCGCCGCCGACGCGCCGCCGCCAGTTCCGTACAGTGACAAAACAGCGCCGTTGTTCGATTTACTGAAGCGACCGGAGGGCGGTTCCATCACCGGACCTGTGCCGGACGCGGTCGGTGGCGTCTCGCATGACGACGTCCGTTACGAACAACTTTGCTGGTGGATTGGAAAAAAGGTTGAACGCTGGACAAGCGGTCTCGAAACACTGGGCAACGATGAATGGATATCGATCGGCAAGCGGATTAAACTGAGCTTCCCGGGTGAGGACGGCCTGAAAGCATTCCTGGCGATGTGCTGGGCAGATCAGCACGAGGTGATCACGCGGCGCTGGTGGAATCCTGCTGACTTCAAGACCGAGGGCGAGAACCTTGAGACGCTGTTGGCTCTGTTGAAACGCGACATCACTTGGATGTTCAAAGAGCATTTCGGGTGCCCGCAGCCTCCGATTTGCCCTGTTCCGGTTCCAGTTCAGATCCCCGCCGAAATTCTCGAACGGCTCAGACTCGAGCGGGAGCAGTATCAAGCCGCGATGCTCGGTCCGCTTCCCGATCACCCCGAACTGCCGATCGATCAGGCGCACGCGCTGAACGAATATTGGGCGCATCTGCCGTCCGGCAAGATGATTTACGAACGCACTGGCGAGCTGTTTGCCTCCGGCAGCGTCGACAAGCATATCGGCCGCGTCAAGGACGCGATGAAAGCCGAAGGCCCGGGCACGCTCGCGAGCACCTGGCTGTCGCAGCATCGGTTTGTGAAATCGATGGGTTGGGCACCGGGGGAGCCGAAGATTATCACTGACAAGGTTTTGACGAACGACGGATGGATCCGCAGCCCAGGAGACCGGACATTCAATCGTTACATCCCGTCTCATATCGAGCCCATTGAGGGCGATGTTTCGAAGTGGCTGAATCATATTAAGTCGATCTATCCCGGCGAGGCCGACCACATCGTCCATTGGCTCGCGCACCGCGTGCAGCGCCCGGGGGATAAGCTAAATCACGCGCTGGTCTTCATCGGGCCCCAAGGCATCGGCAAAGACACGATTCTGAAGCCAGTTGTAGCAGCAATTGGTTCGCACAATTTCAAGCAGATCACTGCGAAGACGTTCTTTCATTCGGAGTGGAACGACTACCTCGTGTCCGTCGTGTTGCGCATCAATGAAGTGCACGACCTTGGGGGCGAGTCGCGGTATGCCTTCTACGACGGTACCAAGGACGTGATCACCAATCCGCCCGAGGCCCACCGCATCAACACAAAGAACATCCCGCAATATGCCGCCGAGAACGTTTGCGGGGTGATCATGACCAGCAATCACCTCGACGCGCTTTACCTCGCTCCCGACGACCGCCGACACTTCGTTTGCGTCTCGACGAAGACGCAGGAAGACTTCGGACCGGCATATTGGGACGATATCAATGCGTGGTTCGAGAGGGGCGGTAACGAGGCTGTTGCGTATTACCTGGCGCACCTAGACATTTCGAACTTCAACGCCAAGGCGCCCCCGCCGAAAACGGCAGCTTGGCATATGGTTGTGGCGGCCGGTGTTGCGCCTGAGAGCGGCGATCTGGCGGACGTGATCGAAACTATGGGCAAGCCCGACGCCCTGACGCTGCAAATGATCAGGGCGCGCACGCCCGGTGACAGCCAGCTGCGGCTTCTGTTTGAAGATGTAAAGCTTCGCAAGGCAGTCCCGAAACGGCTTGCGGAGTGCGGCTATGTGGCCGTTGCAAATCCCGACGCTCGGGACAGCGGCGGCCGGTGGCGCGTGTCAGGGGGCAAAACAACGATCTATGCGCGGCAGGAATTGACCGAAGACGGCCGCTTGGCTGCCGCCCGATCACTCAGTACTGCATCACTGACTCCGCCGCCGACGCCGCTAAGGCAGTGA
- a CDS encoding DNA-packaging protein, translating into MTSIAAALADALEDGGWRAKARPSQLPPSGDWIGWMILAGRGFGKTRAGAGWVHELVETRQAGRIALVAATAADARDTLVEGVSGLLNTAPAWNRPIYESSKRRLTWPNGAVATTFSSEEADRLRGPEHDAAWADELAAWTDVQGTWDMLQFGLRLGKRPRWLVTTTPRPIKLIKEILARQDIVVTRGSTFENEANLAPTFLAAVRQRYEGTRLGRQELNAELLSDNPGALWQLDWLDRDRVSAVPELRRIVVAIDPAVSNNEGSDETGIIVAGVARGGTIYVLEDCSGRYAPHEWAAKAIGAYRRWKADRILAEVNNGGAMVEATIRALDARVSFKAVHASRGKVVRAEPIAALYEQRKVHHVGGFDVLEDQMCAFTTDFDRAKVGYSPDRVDALVWALTELSGPQNITMITELRL; encoded by the coding sequence GTGACCAGCATTGCCGCAGCACTCGCCGACGCACTGGAGGACGGTGGATGGCGCGCCAAAGCCCGTCCCAGCCAGCTACCGCCGTCCGGCGATTGGATTGGTTGGATGATCCTGGCCGGCCGCGGCTTCGGTAAGACGCGAGCCGGGGCAGGGTGGGTGCACGAACTGGTCGAGACCCGTCAGGCCGGCCGCATCGCGCTAGTGGCTGCCACCGCTGCAGACGCGCGCGATACGCTTGTCGAAGGCGTGTCCGGACTGCTCAACACCGCGCCGGCGTGGAATAGGCCGATCTACGAGTCGAGCAAACGCCGGCTGACATGGCCAAATGGGGCGGTTGCGACAACGTTTTCCAGCGAGGAAGCGGACCGGCTGCGCGGTCCCGAACATGACGCAGCGTGGGCGGACGAACTGGCCGCATGGACCGACGTCCAAGGGACATGGGACATGCTGCAATTCGGCCTACGTCTCGGGAAGCGCCCGCGCTGGCTCGTTACGACCACGCCTCGACCAATCAAGCTGATCAAAGAGATATTGGCGCGTCAGGATATCGTGGTGACGCGTGGCTCGACGTTCGAAAACGAAGCTAACCTGGCGCCCACGTTCCTCGCTGCTGTTCGCCAGCGGTACGAAGGGACGCGCCTTGGCCGACAGGAGCTGAACGCCGAGCTGCTTTCGGACAATCCGGGCGCGCTATGGCAACTGGACTGGCTGGACCGCGACCGCGTTTCGGCGGTCCCGGAGCTGCGCCGCATCGTCGTGGCAATCGATCCAGCCGTTTCGAACAACGAAGGCTCAGACGAGACCGGAATCATTGTGGCCGGCGTCGCGCGCGGTGGCACGATCTACGTGCTGGAGGACTGCTCGGGCCGGTACGCGCCGCACGAGTGGGCGGCGAAAGCCATCGGAGCTTACCGACGGTGGAAGGCCGACCGGATCCTCGCCGAGGTGAACAATGGGGGCGCCATGGTCGAGGCAACCATTCGCGCGCTCGATGCGCGGGTGAGCTTCAAAGCGGTGCACGCCAGCCGCGGCAAAGTGGTGCGCGCCGAGCCGATCGCAGCGCTCTACGAACAGCGCAAGGTGCATCACGTCGGCGGATTCGATGTGCTCGAAGATCAGATGTGCGCGTTTACGACGGATTTCGATCGCGCTAAGGTCGGCTATTCGCCGGACCGGGTCGACGCCCTGGTGTGGGCGCTGACCGAACTGAGCGGTCCGCAGAACATCACGATGATCACGGAGCTGCGGCTTTGA
- a CDS encoding alpha-2-macroglobulin family protein produces MIGLVRAVTICATLALGLSAAQAADKAFKRDDLADSAIKLEAQIKSEAGPVAKTNATLKTDADAAFRRNDYRTGLSVLGQIAATTPEDTGNWLRLAKVIFQISPKSSSEQTFLLERASTAAYIAYQRAGNAGEEADALAVLGKALAERKLWRPALDALRLSLDMREVADVRGQYEKMRDEHGFRLLDYTVDSDSASPRVCFQFSEELAKRTDFAPFLALAGQDKPALSAEAKQLCVDGLKHGERYNINLRAGLPSTVKEGLPKSAEFNVYVRDRKPFVRFTSRAYVLPKTGQRGIPVVSVNTPAVNINVFRIGDRNLINTVVDSDFQKTLSKYQLSDLGDERGVKVWSGDLSTAMTLNQDVTTAFPVEEALGELQPGVYVMTAAAKGPGSDDDYQLATQWFIVSDLGVSAYSGNDGIHVFVNSLASTDPVGKAEVRLVARNNEILATRKTDDSGHVLFEAGLARGEGGLSPAMLTVTGEKADYAFLSLKTSAFDLSDRGVAGRAVPAGADAFVYAERGVYRSSETVYLTALLRDGQGNAVTGGPLTLVIERPDGVEFRRAVLPDQGAGGRTLAVPLNSAVPTGTWRARAFTDPKGSSVGETTFMVEDYVPDRIEFDLSAKDKLIKANTPVELKADGHFLYGAPASGLALEGDMLVAPAAERPGFAGYQFGVADEETTSNERTPLENLPEADANGVATFPVTLDKQPASTRPQEAQIFVRMVETGGRAVERKIVLPVAPAAAQIGVRPLFGDKNVAEGDKAEFDVVFVSPEGEKLRRDGLRYELLKMESRYQWYRQNNYWEYEPVKSTSRVADGDVAVAPDKPARISLSPQPGRYRLDVKSNDADGPVTSVQFDVGWYSDGSADTPDLLEPSIDKPQYTSGDTMTVSVNVRSAGKLTINVLGDRLLTTQTVDVKEGTAQVKLPVGKDWGTGAYVVATLRRPLDAAAQRMPGRAIGLKWFGIDKQTRTLQVKLSPPALVRPNSALKIPVKLDGLNPGEDAKIVIAAVDVGILNLTNYKPPAPDDYYLGQRRLSAEIRDLYGQLIDGMSGTRGQIKSGGDAGAAELQGSPPTQKPLALYSGIVTIAADGTAEVSFDIPEFAGTARVMAVAWTATKLGRANTDVVIRDPVVLTTTLPRFLLNGDHGTVNLEIDNVEGQAGDYVINAKTGGPVKMTGNPATTVKLAAKQRNAFSLAIDATAAGQATLDVDIKGPNGLALARHYAFDVKAATQVLARRSIRTLAKGESLTLTSDMFSDLVPGTGSVSVSASLSTALDAATILKALDRYPYGCSEQITSRAMPLLYVNELAAGAHLAMDTEVDQRIRDAIERLLARQGSNGSFGLWSAGGDDAWLDAYVTDFLTRAREKGFAVPDVLFKNALDRIRNSVVNANEPEKDGGRDLAYGLYVLARNGAAPIGDLRYLADTKLANLATPIAKSQLAAALALVGDRNRAERVYGAALDSLAPKPVLEFGRTDYGSQLRDAAALVSLASEGNAPKATLTQAVSRVETARGLTPYTSTQENAWLGLAARALARENLSMEVDGQPVKTALYRSYKAATLDGKPLKITNTGDAPVQAVVSVSGSPVTPEPAASNGFKIERNYFTLDGKPADISKVKQNQRFAVVLKITEAKPEYGHIMVSDYLPAGLEIDNPQLVSSGDSGTLDWIEDGEEPENTEFRDDRFTAAIDRASDSKSVFTVAYIVRAVSPGKYVLPQAYVEDMYNPSRYGRTGTGTVEVRAAK; encoded by the coding sequence ATGATCGGTCTTGTTCGCGCCGTCACAATCTGCGCCACGCTGGCGCTCGGCCTCAGCGCAGCCCAGGCCGCTGACAAGGCCTTCAAGCGCGACGACCTCGCCGATTCCGCGATCAAGCTGGAGGCGCAGATCAAGAGCGAAGCGGGGCCGGTCGCCAAGACAAATGCGACGCTGAAGACGGACGCCGACGCCGCCTTCCGGCGCAACGACTACCGCACGGGACTGTCGGTGCTCGGCCAGATCGCGGCCACCACGCCGGAAGATACCGGCAACTGGCTGCGGCTCGCCAAGGTCATCTTCCAGATCTCGCCGAAGAGCTCGAGCGAGCAGACTTTCCTGCTGGAGCGCGCCTCGACCGCGGCTTACATCGCCTATCAACGCGCCGGCAATGCGGGCGAGGAGGCCGACGCGCTCGCCGTGCTCGGCAAGGCGCTGGCCGAACGCAAGCTGTGGCGGCCGGCGCTGGATGCGCTGCGGCTGTCGCTCGACATGCGGGAGGTCGCCGACGTCCGCGGCCAATATGAGAAGATGCGCGACGAGCACGGCTTCCGCCTGCTCGACTATACCGTGGATTCGGACTCGGCCAGCCCGCGCGTCTGCTTTCAGTTCTCCGAGGAATTGGCAAAACGCACCGATTTCGCGCCGTTCCTGGCGCTGGCCGGGCAGGACAAGCCGGCGCTGTCGGCCGAGGCCAAGCAGCTCTGCGTCGACGGGCTGAAGCACGGGGAACGCTACAACATCAACCTGCGCGCCGGCTTGCCGTCCACGGTGAAGGAAGGTCTGCCGAAATCGGCGGAGTTCAATGTCTATGTGCGCGACCGCAAGCCCTTCGTGCGCTTCACCAGCCGGGCCTATGTGCTTCCCAAGACCGGTCAGCGCGGCATTCCCGTTGTCAGCGTCAACACGCCCGCGGTCAACATCAACGTGTTCCGGATCGGCGACCGCAATCTGATCAACACGGTGGTTGACAGCGATTTCCAGAAGACGCTGTCCAAGTACCAGCTCTCCGATCTCGGCGACGAGCGTGGCGTCAAGGTCTGGTCCGGCGACCTTTCGACCGCGATGACGCTGAATCAGGACGTCACCACGGCATTCCCGGTCGAGGAGGCGCTCGGCGAGCTTCAGCCCGGCGTTTACGTCATGACCGCTGCGGCCAAGGGCCCGGGCTCGGACGACGATTATCAGCTCGCCACGCAATGGTTCATCGTCTCCGATCTCGGCGTGTCGGCCTATTCCGGCAATGACGGTATCCATGTGTTCGTCAACTCGCTGGCTTCGACCGATCCGGTCGGCAAGGCCGAGGTGCGACTGGTCGCCCGCAACAACGAGATCCTGGCGACCCGCAAGACCGACGACAGCGGCCACGTGCTGTTCGAGGCGGGCCTTGCACGCGGCGAGGGCGGTCTGTCGCCGGCGATGCTCACCGTCACCGGCGAGAAGGCAGACTATGCCTTCCTGAGCCTGAAGACGTCGGCCTTCGACCTGTCCGACCGCGGCGTTGCGGGTCGCGCCGTGCCCGCCGGCGCCGATGCCTTCGTCTATGCCGAGCGCGGCGTCTACCGCTCCAGCGAGACAGTCTATCTCACCGCACTCTTGCGCGATGGGCAGGGCAACGCCGTCACCGGCGGGCCTCTGACGCTGGTGATCGAACGCCCCGATGGCGTCGAATTCCGCCGTGCCGTGCTGCCCGACCAGGGCGCCGGCGGTCGCACGCTGGCCGTGCCGCTCAACTCGGCCGTGCCGACAGGCACCTGGCGGGCGCGCGCCTTCACCGATCCGAAGGGCTCCTCGGTTGGCGAGACCACCTTCATGGTCGAGGATTACGTTCCTGATCGGATCGAATTCGACTTGTCCGCCAAGGACAAGCTGATCAAGGCTAACACTCCAGTGGAGCTTAAGGCGGACGGCCATTTCCTCTACGGCGCGCCGGCTTCGGGCCTCGCGCTCGAAGGCGACATGCTGGTCGCGCCTGCGGCCGAGCGTCCGGGCTTTGCCGGCTACCAGTTCGGCGTCGCCGACGAGGAGACCACCTCGAACGAGCGTACGCCGCTGGAGAACCTGCCCGAGGCCGACGCCAACGGCGTTGCGACCTTCCCGGTGACGCTGGACAAGCAGCCGGCCTCGACCCGGCCGCAGGAGGCCCAGATCTTCGTCCGCATGGTCGAGACCGGCGGCCGTGCCGTCGAGCGCAAGATCGTGCTCCCGGTCGCGCCCGCGGCGGCGCAGATCGGCGTCAGGCCGCTGTTCGGCGACAAGAACGTCGCGGAAGGCGACAAGGCCGAGTTTGATGTCGTGTTCGTCTCGCCCGAGGGCGAGAAGCTGCGCCGCGACGGTCTGCGCTACGAGCTTCTGAAGATGGAGTCGCGCTACCAATGGTATCGCCAGAACAACTACTGGGAGTACGAGCCGGTCAAATCGACCTCGCGCGTTGCCGACGGTGACGTGGCGGTCGCGCCCGACAAGCCCGCGCGGATTTCACTCAGCCCGCAGCCCGGCCGCTACCGGCTCGATGTGAAGTCGAACGACGCCGATGGCCCGGTGACCTCGGTGCAGTTCGACGTCGGCTGGTATTCCGACGGCAGCGCCGACACGCCGGACCTCCTGGAGCCCTCGATCGACAAGCCGCAATACACTTCCGGCGACACCATGACCGTGTCGGTCAATGTCCGCAGCGCCGGCAAGCTCACCATCAACGTGCTCGGTGACCGCCTGCTGACGACGCAGACCGTCGATGTCAAGGAAGGCACCGCGCAGGTGAAGCTCCCAGTCGGCAAGGATTGGGGCACTGGTGCCTATGTGGTGGCGACGCTGCGCCGTCCGCTCGATGCCGCGGCGCAGCGCATGCCGGGCCGGGCGATCGGGTTGAAATGGTTCGGCATCGACAAGCAGACCCGCACCTTGCAGGTGAAGCTGTCGCCGCCGGCGCTGGTCCGGCCGAATTCGGCGCTGAAGATCCCGGTCAAGCTCGACGGGCTCAATCCGGGCGAGGACGCCAAGATCGTGATCGCCGCGGTCGACGTCGGCATCCTCAACCTCACCAATTACAAGCCGCCGGCGCCTGACGATTACTATCTCGGCCAGCGGCGGCTGAGCGCGGAGATCCGCGATCTCTATGGACAGCTGATCGACGGCATGTCCGGCACGCGCGGCCAGATCAAGTCCGGCGGTGACGCCGGGGCCGCCGAGTTGCAGGGCTCGCCGCCCACGCAGAAGCCGCTGGCTCTCTATTCCGGCATCGTGACCATTGCCGCCGACGGCACCGCGGAAGTGAGCTTCGACATTCCGGAGTTCGCCGGCACCGCGCGCGTGATGGCGGTGGCCTGGACCGCGACCAAGCTCGGCCGCGCCAACACCGACGTCGTGATCCGCGATCCCGTCGTGCTGACCACGACGCTGCCGCGCTTCCTCCTCAACGGCGACCACGGCACGGTCAACCTTGAGATCGACAATGTCGAGGGCCAGGCCGGCGACTACGTCATCAACGCCAAGACCGGCGGCCCGGTGAAGATGACGGGCAATCCCGCCACCACGGTCAAGCTCGCCGCCAAGCAGCGCAATGCGTTCTCGCTCGCCATCGACGCGACCGCGGCGGGGCAGGCGACGCTCGACGTCGACATCAAGGGACCGAACGGGCTGGCGCTGGCGCGCCATTATGCGTTCGACGTCAAGGCGGCGACGCAGGTGCTGGCACGGCGCTCGATCCGCACGCTGGCGAAGGGCGAGAGCCTGACGCTGACCTCGGACATGTTCTCCGACCTCGTGCCGGGCACCGGGAGTGTCTCGGTCTCGGCGAGCCTGTCGACCGCGCTCGACGCCGCGACGATCCTGAAAGCGCTCGACCGCTATCCCTATGGCTGCTCGGAACAGATCACGAGCCGCGCGATGCCGCTGCTCTATGTCAACGAGCTCGCGGCCGGCGCGCACCTCGCCATGGATACCGAGGTCGACCAGCGCATCCGCGACGCGATCGAGCGGCTGCTGGCGCGTCAGGGCTCGAACGGCTCGTTCGGCCTGTGGTCGGCCGGCGGCGATGATGCCTGGCTCGATGCCTATGTCACCGACTTCCTGACGCGTGCCCGTGAGAAAGGTTTTGCGGTGCCGGACGTGCTGTTCAAGAACGCGCTCGACCGCATCCGCAACTCCGTCGTCAATGCGAACGAGCCAGAGAAGGATGGCGGGCGTGATCTCGCTTATGGCCTCTACGTACTCGCCCGCAACGGCGCGGCGCCGATCGGCGATCTCCGCTATCTCGCCGACACCAAGCTCGCCAACCTCGCAACTCCGATCGCGAAATCGCAGCTTGCGGCCGCGCTGGCTCTGGTCGGCGATCGTAACCGCGCGGAGCGTGTCTATGGTGCCGCGCTGGACAGCCTTGCACCGAAGCCTGTGCTGGAGTTCGGCCGCACCGACTACGGTTCGCAGCTCCGCGATGCCGCAGCGCTGGTCTCGCTGGCCAGCGAAGGCAACGCGCCGAAAGCGACGCTGACGCAAGCGGTGTCGCGGGTCGAGACCGCGCGCGGGCTGACGCCCTACACCTCGACGCAGGAGAATGCGTGGCTGGGGCTGGCGGCGCGGGCGCTCGCCAGGGAGAACCTATCCATGGAAGTCGACGGCCAACCGGTCAAGACCGCGCTCTATCGCAGCTACAAGGCTGCAACGCTGGACGGCAAGCCGCTGAAGATCACCAACACAGGTGATGCGCCGGTGCAGGCGGTGGTCTCGGTGTCGGGCTCGCCGGTGACGCCTGAGCCGGCTGCGTCGAACGGCTTCAAGATCGAGCGCAACTACTTCACGCTCGACGGCAAGCCGGCCGACATCAGCAAGGTCAAGCAGAACCAGCGCTTCGCGGTGGTGCTGAAGATCACCGAGGCCAAGCCCGAGTACGGCCATATCATGGTGTCGGACTATCTGCCCGCCGGGCTCGAGATCGACAATCCACAGCTGGTCTCTTCCGGCGACAGCGGTACGCTGGACTGGATCGAGGACGGCGAAGAGCCGGAAAATACCGAGTTCCGCGACGACCGCTTTACCGCGGCGATCGATCGGGCCTCGGATTCCAAATCGGTCTTCACCGTCGCCTACATCGTACGCGCCGTCTCACCCGGCAAATACGTGCTGCCGCAGGCCTATGTCGAGGACATGTATAATCCCTCGCGCTACGGGCGGACGGGCACGGGAACGGTCGAGGTGCGGGCGGCGAAGTGA
- a CDS encoding type II toxin-antitoxin system HicB family antitoxin, with the protein MADVAKYSTRIAYSAEDEGYIATVPELPGCSAFGATAAEALNEIGPAIKAWISAAEAAGNPVPPPASLDDELPSGKFLVRVAKTVHAQLSAAAQREGISLNQYVGTILATATLENVYSRATTIGSHGHLAGSSRAALVDVSRQSATYVTKIVPHDQAVVSTLGGMAYLELKNYPLHTGAGGMVFSGFKKSNPGSARRTKVPTHG; encoded by the coding sequence ATGGCAGACGTAGCGAAATACTCCACGCGCATCGCGTACAGTGCGGAAGATGAGGGCTATATTGCCACCGTTCCCGAACTGCCCGGCTGCTCGGCATTCGGTGCCACAGCCGCAGAGGCGCTCAACGAGATTGGACCAGCTATCAAAGCATGGATCTCGGCAGCGGAAGCGGCCGGAAATCCGGTGCCTCCCCCCGCCTCATTAGATGATGAGCTTCCCAGTGGTAAATTCCTAGTTCGTGTCGCTAAGACCGTTCATGCTCAACTATCTGCGGCTGCTCAGCGCGAGGGTATCAGCTTAAACCAATACGTCGGCACTATCCTGGCGACGGCGACACTTGAAAATGTCTACTCACGTGCGACCACGATCGGCTCACACGGGCACTTGGCTGGGTCGTCCCGCGCGGCCCTTGTGGATGTGTCAAGACAAAGCGCTACTTATGTGACGAAGATTGTCCCGCACGATCAAGCTGTCGTTTCTACCTTGGGCGGCATGGCATACCTCGAACTCAAAAACTATCCTCTGCACACTGGGGCTGGAGGAATGGTTTTCAGCGGTTTTAAAAAGTCCAACCCCGGTTCCGCCAGACGAACGAAGGTCCCCACACATGGCTGA